From the Gossypium hirsutum isolate 1008001.06 chromosome A02, Gossypium_hirsutum_v2.1, whole genome shotgun sequence genome, the window ACGGACATGCCTGAACTTAATCATTTACCAACTAGGCAATCCAAACTAGGTACTTTGGTGGAAACTCCTATTAGTGTATTGAATTCGTTACCAAAACTTGTGAAATTTCCAAACTGATATGGGAGTAGTCAACAATAAAAGCCAGGACAAACAAAGATAAAGGAAACGAATAACTGGATTACCTTAGATAACGTGAAGATGATTTACCGAGGTGAAGGCCGCATACAACCAGGTTGGCCAGAGTTTCAGGATCCTTTGCATCCTATCCATTGACAAACAACCCCTTATCACAAAGTTATATAAAAGCCAACTAATTCAAAGCAATGAAACTTGGTAGTGAAATATTTGGTGCCGTGATGCATCCAAAACTTTAAAATTGACAGGAATATAATGGACTAGAGGAAAATCCAAGAGTTAAATTCAATATCATTTGACATCACTAAGAGGTTATATCAGAAACAGAAACTTAAAGCATATCAAGTTTGGCAGAGCAATTTATGATCATGAAACACATTTACTGTAGTCAGTCCTGTTCACGGGGCCATAATCAGACCAAAAGAGTAGCCAAATCATAGGTTTAAATCTAGAGAAAACAAAAGTTTAATTTCCACAATTTGATCTTGCCTTATTAAGTGCTTCAAGTAACAGTGTTTCAGCCTTGTCAAAGTTTCCCATGTGCATACAGCAGACAGCCTTCCCATTTAGGATCAAACCAGTCATTGGATATTTCTCAGAGAAATCTTGGAAGATCAGATAAGCTTCCTGTATCTTGGAACCACCCTGATTAGGTAGGATAAATGTTACACAATATCCATCATTTCTCATTTATagtattattaaaatgaaaattatctcATACCACTGCTAGATTCAACCATGCATTTGCAAGTTGAGTCAGTGTATGGTCCTCATCAATCTGCTGCATGACCCTCAGTTGTCTCTCTGCATAATCTGACCGGTGcgtcttaatgaaaatttgcacATTCAATGCATGACTGAAAACGGAGAACAGAAAATTTCAACAGATGAATCAGAGGTTCCAATTTGCTTCTGGATGTATACGTTGCTGATGTTATACTTTAGCAATCAAAGAGTCAACTCAAATTCACTAGAAGGAAATGAATTCTTTTTCAGAGGCCCACTAAATGGAACATTCGCATTTTCTAGATGAATTGGATAGCAACTCCTAGTTCACATTTGTAAGTATATTTGGTACAAAGATTTTACAGAATAACTCAACAACTTTCGAGTAGGAAAACTTCTCATAGAAATGCAGTATTAAGCCAGTGCTATACAAACTtacgtatgaaaatttcatttgtGGGAGAGATGAGAGAATTTGCATAGGAAAGAGATTTTACTGTCACCAGCTTATGAATTTACTTAATTACTATTTATCTATCAGCAAaattccttttaaaattaatccaAAGAGGGAACTGTGAGCCAATCCAATGCAGCATCCCAGCCAATTAGACTGCTAGTGTATTGGGGAAACGGAATGCACTGCAAGTTGCAAAGGCGACTGTGACCAATGTTCACATAACATCAGCCTTTGACAAATTAGGTGATGCAGACCACCATTGGAGTGGTTTAACTATGAATTTTGGCTTTTACTTAAGTAGCCTTATTTAGAAAAGTTTTCCTTCAGCATCAAGCTCACAAAGTATCAAGAGCTTCGAAACATAAATAGTCCACGTTCTTTTATACCAACTAAATACCAATGAAAGAGAAATAATTGTAGTGCCACTGCTATATTTCCTTGTAAAAATAAATTGCATGCTGGTAGAAATCACCTGCAACATGCAAGAACCTAATTTCTTTACATAGTTCCTAGTTAACCCATCATACTGTATTATTgttccatattttctaatttatagATATGAGGGACAAAGAAGTCGGAGCCAAATCTGTGCTGTGAAACCATAGTagactcaacattttagctacaGTGGCAGGGGGTATCTCGAAGGTCACAGTCAGCCCGTACAAGTGGGTTCCTAGGAGGAAATATTCAATGAAATCCAGCCAAAACTTGCAATTTTAAACATCTGACTTACCACTATATACCTAGAATCCTGTCCTGTACTTCAACTATTTGAAAGCAGTATGTTCACCTCTGACCACAAACATAGAGGCAAGGCAAATGCAGCAACATGCAAGTCAGGTATCAACCAAAAGTAATTCTTTTTGCACTACTACCAAGTACAAACTTACATGTTTCCATTCGGTACAATGGAGGATCTATTGCAGCATCGGCAGTACTTGAATCAGAATATAGAAAATGTGTTACTGAAACTTATCTACTATTGCTATTGTATCTTGTAATTTGAAGAGATGACATCTTTTTAGATATAGGATCTGTTTCTttagatttaaaatattttatgatatgtgATTTCCATGTAAAACATGATTTTCAGTTTTTGGATGGTATACcagaataaagtaaaataaataggTGAAATTCAATATGCAGCGGTTTTGATCCATTTAAATTGGATGTGcactgttttttcttttctttccctcgctgcaaagaaaataaaaaataaaactagcCACTCCCACATTATCTTCAATGATTGGGAAAGTGGATAAACATTGATATTATTGTAATAACATTGTTATCAACTGGTCTCTTTTTTATAGGAAAGCCAATCCTTAACGCTTACACCACATGCATGGGTTAATATCCCCCCCCCCTTTCAAGAGAACAGATTAGTAATGCACTTTACAACTTCAATCCATTTTCTACACTAGTGTCTATAACTATTTCAGTGTGCTTTCAtttacagaaaaaaataaaagaaaaatgacatGTTTCTATTATCAAATGTCTAAATTTTAGCACGTTGAATGGGGCAACTGCTGACTGTGGACCAATATGAAATAGCACAGGATTTAGGGCTATATAGGTGTTAACAATTCTGATTCAAGTGGAATTACAGTTTTATGTCTCGTATGTGCCCTAGCTAGTCTCAAGGTATATAAAGGGAGGTAATCTTACCCCATCTAATGAGCCTTTTTCTTCTATGCCCGAGAATCCGGACTGTTAAGAAGGGTAGATGACTTAACTGTGCAAATCAATGTTCACCTATTTGAACATATATAGAACAAAGAACAAGAATTGATGAAGCTGAATTCAGCATCATCAATGATAACAGAACCCAAGCAAGAATGAAAATGCAGTCGAATAATAAAACTCACAGTTCCATGGTGCCACCAGCATTGGTGTGTTTAAGAGCTTCAATATAATCTTCTTCATGCATGAAAACGATTCCAGCAATCAACCTTAATATGGCATTGCTTCCAATCGCTGGATCTGCTAACCATTCTTTCAAGCTCGCAATTGTTGATTCCTAAAGGCGATATTCAGCAAAACCCAATCATAATCCTCTATCAAAACAACATATTTTTCCCATTGTTCTAGCAGATCTTTACCTATAACAATAAAATTCAAGCAGATCTAAAACGAATTTCACCTTATCATGAGGGTTGGAGAGATAGAGGGCCAGCAGTTTAACGGCTTGGAGAGGAGTGGTAGCGGCGGAGTCGATCTCATTGATCACCAGCTGGGATTAGAGAAACAAAAACGAGTTTTAGATTTGCAAATACCATTGGAAgaagaatatgaaattgagtacaAAAGGGAGGGGGTACTTGGTAGCTGCCGAGAGCGATGTAAGAGCGGTAGACGAGGCAGTCGCGCTCAACGGCGTCGTCGGGCGAGAGGTTGGGAAGATCGCTGTTGTTGATGGCAGCCTGAAAGGAACCCAAGTAGAAATTGTTCCTCAAATGGAACAAGTGATCTGGTGCTGCAGCTGCTGCCATTTGAGACTGTCTATACACAGAGATCTCgaaacaatttacaattacaattacaaatgcttttttcctttttcagatCTTCAACTCTGTCTTGACTCCTTCCGTTTCTTCTGTCAATAATATATCAGACAGATCTATTAACCTATTGGGTTAGCGGctggaaaatgaaaataatatttgtttggcAGATATACTGAAACTGAGAAGCTGTTTTTaagtatattaataaatttatattttaaattattttaatatatattgtgatgatttatttataaataaataaattaaattaaatacataataatacttcattattaagttagaatattaaccattataaattaaaaataattaaagttaaataaattatttgtaattgtgttataaaaaaataaaaaataaggattgaataattataaattagcttccaaatCACAATTActactaaaaaattaataatattatctaaaTGCATAATTAGTAATACACCacataataacaataacattatccaagtgtataactaatattacactacattaaaatattaatatcttCAACCTTGAAAAATTTTTTAAAGCCAAATTTTCTTATACTTCTTActtataactaaaaaaaatttgacATCGAATTCATGACTCACTAGATAATCAAACATAGAATACaagaagtcatcatcaaatccttcttcctccatcAACATCATTTCTTCATAAAGATGTAGTGTTTTATCCGCAGTAAATTATTCCAAAGCATTAATaattttgccaagttgttcacccacaaatttaatttgttcatcaacgacaCTTTCTTAAACATTTTTTCGTTTACGTTTGGATGTACCAGATAAAGATActtttgttcttacctcttcagTCTTTTCATTGTCGTAGTCTATAGGCACTGAATCTTGGTTACCATCATCCAAATTTACGTTAGTAAATGTTCCGGCAAAACTCcctgttgccatatctttgcaaacaaccaaagccatttcatcataatggtcaatgcttttattcaaaaatggttcatacttcttatgtgcctgttggatattatacacaattagaataataagtaaaaacaattgaaatatacttaacatatatatacatatattaccatcatTACTGCATCATATAtcgctctatcacatgtgatcattttcatgttatcatcccatacaaaaccactttcaccccgaattgtgcatataatctgccactggttttttacagtcctcaaatgattttccacatgcttCGCATCGTATTGGACTTGAAATCTTTCAGAAATAGCTTCGgcaactcgattaatagaaactgcTTTGAAAGTATTAAAAGGCTTATTTCCTCTCTTGACCTCTTctgctagaatttcaagaaaaagatgtttcatcggttttgtccacctgaattgcttggaggtCCGTTCTTTGTTTtccttacccattctacattaataattgtcattgtcaatcatttcaatttccaacaagcttaaaacataataaattcaatatccaacaagcttaaaacataataaattaaatatctaacaagcttaaaacataatcaatatctaacaaattcaagacataataatttcaatatcattatccaaccaaaattaacaaaaaaaaattaatactaaaacacacataacataaaaacaataaccctaagccctaaacctAGCTAATATTTCTAGACATATGATCAGTTcacatagtttgtgcaattttatctctcttagcagaccattctcttgcttcttctctttcttctcgctCCGTAAGAGTTGGTATTATCAAATTAGACTCAGGCTCCTtgtataatccttgattaagtaaatcactaggatcaactcccat encodes:
- the LOC107950986 gene encoding coatomer subunit epsilon-1, which translates into the protein MAAAAAPDHLFHLRNNFYLGSFQAAINNSDLPNLSPDDAVERDCLVYRSYIALGSYQLVINEIDSAATTPLQAVKLLALYLSNPHDKESTIASLKEWLADPAIGSNAILRLIAGIVFMHEEDYIEALKHTNAGGTMELHALNVQIFIKTHRSDYAERQLRVMQQIDEDHTLTQLANAWLNLAVGGSKIQEAYLIFQDFSEKYPMTGLILNGKAVCCMHMGNFDKAETLLLEALNKDAKDPETLANLVVCGLHLGKSSSRYLSQLKLTHPEHILVKRASSAEDSFERAVQSVA